One genomic window of Medicago truncatula cultivar Jemalong A17 chromosome 1, MtrunA17r5.0-ANR, whole genome shotgun sequence includes the following:
- the LOC25484536 gene encoding probable mitochondrial import inner membrane translocase subunit TIM21 yields MFRIRRILSYRALASCTRNALSSSSQPRSLPRSNAPILPPPFFLDVGIAENYGSTSLTRFMSSNASSEQGKNTEKTKKELKNVEDPFDDAPTYNIPEKPVTFVEGASYSLVILAGLGVAAAAGYSVFKELIFQPKEYKIYNKALKRIQDDGQVRGRIGSPITGYGQESRNRAARQRIPNRVWTDEEGVEHVEVNFFIRGPHGHGKVFAEMFKGADGEWSYTYLIVEIRAPSPAQLILESYIPSYNPNK; encoded by the exons atgttTCGCATTCGCAGAATCTTGTCTTACCGTGCACTCGCATCCTGCACCCGCAATGCACTTTCTTCATCATCGCAACCGCGTTCTCTCCCTCGTTCCAATGCCCCAATTCTCCCTCCTCCTTTTTTCCTAG atgtTGGAATTGCAGAAAACTATGGATCAACCTCTTTGACAAGGTTTATGTCTTCAAATGCATCGTCTGAACAAGGGAAAAACACTGAAAAG acaaaaaaagagttaaaaaaTGTTGAGGATCCATTTGATGATGCTCCAACATATAATATTCCCGAGAAGCCGGTAACATTTGTGGAGGGGGCGTCCTACAGTCTGGTCATTCTTGCAGGGCTTGGAGTTGCGGCTGCTGCTGGATATTCTGTGTTCAAGGAGCTTATATTTCAACCCAAAGA GTACAAGATTTATAACAAGGCTCTCAAAAGAATTCAAGATGATGGTCAG GTCAGAGGGAGGATTGGATCCCCAATTACAGGTTATGGCCAGGAGAGTAGAAATCGTGCTGCTCGTCAAAGAATTCCCAACAGGGTTTGGACTGATGAGGAGGGTGTGGAACATGTCGAG GTTAATTTCTTTATCCGGGGCCCCCATGGACATGGAAAAGTATTCGCTGAGATGTTCAAAGGAGCTGACGGTGAGTGGAGTTACACATACTTGATTGTTGAGATTAGAGCACCTTCTCCAGCACAACTAATTCTGGAGTCATACATCCCTTCTTACAACCCAAACAAGTAG